From a region of the Calliphora vicina chromosome 4, idCalVici1.1, whole genome shotgun sequence genome:
- the LOC135956779 gene encoding band 7 protein AGAP004871-like, with protein MKNMEATELPNVLKTEQSTIHTGGTTYKTVEYFIIFLSYLLFILTFPIAIIFCLKTATVFERIIVFRLGKIRQGDVMGPGLVFMLPCIDEYVKVDLRTRSFDVNPQEIITKDSVSIQVDAVVYYSIRNPLDSVVNISNVRVSTKLLAQATLRTVVGTKDLMELLTSKEALSKTVEQILDAATEKWGVKVERIEIKQIHLPKNMQRAMAAEQEAEREAQAKLTAAHGELDASINLKAASDIMKSNPISLQLRYLQTLNSISAENNHTVIFPFPMEVMRKIMTHLRGKLVTGSGAGENCCNDPQCCLPATKINKKLQTKIEQFDGGV; from the exons ATGAAAAACATGGAAGCAACAGAATTGCCCAACGTATTAAAAACTGAACAGTCCACTATACATACAG GCGGAACCACATATAAAAccgttgaatattttattatatttctatcGTACTTACTTTTTATACTCACATTTCCCATTGCGATAATATTTTGCCTAAAAACCGCAACAGTTTTCGAACGCATTATTGTCTTTAGATTGGGTAAAATAAG ACAAGGTGATGTTATGGGGCCGGGTTTAGTATTTATGCTACCCTGTATAGATGAATATGTTAAAGTCGATTTACGTACCCGGTCTTTTGATGTTAATCCCCAAGAAATTATTACAAAAGATTCTGTTTCAATACAAGTGGATGCAGTCGTCTATTATAGCATACGAAATCCTTTAGATTCGGTTGTAAATATCTCAAATGTTCGCGTATCTACCAAATTATTAGCACAAGCCACTCTCCGTACTGTTGTGGGTACAAAAGACTTGATGGAGCTATTAACTTCGAAGGAGGCATTGTCAAAAACTGTGGAACAAATTTTGGATGCAGCCACCGAAAAATGGGGTGTTAAGGTGGAACGTATTGAAAT AAAGCAAATTCATCTGCCAAAAAACATGCAAAGAGCTATGGCTGCCGAACAAGAGGCCGAACGTGAAGCACAAGCAAAGTTAACCGCTGCTCATGGTGAACTGGATGCCTCGATCAATTTGAAAGCGGCTTCGGATATTATGAAATCTAATCCAATTTCTCTTCAA CTTCGCTATTTGcaaacattaaattcaatatcGGCTGAAAATAATCATACTGTTATATTTCCATTTCCTATGGAAGTAATGAGAAAAATTATGACGCATTTACGTGGTAAACTTGTTACAGGAAGTGGAGCTGGAG AAAATTGCTGCAATGATCCGCAATGTTGTTTGCCTGCAactaaaatcaacaaaaaacttCAAACAAAAATAGAGCAATTCGATGGtggagtttaa